AACGTCATCTTCGTGCCGAACCGCTCCTTCGTGGTCTACACGGGCATTGATAGAGTTGAGAACGACTTCAGAGTTCCCCTCTTCGGCAGCAGAAACCTCCTCAGAAGCGAGGAGAGAAGCGAGGAGAAGAGCTACTACTGGCTCCTTGAGAAGGCCGGGCTTCCCTATCCGGAGCCCGTTAAGCCAGAGGAGATTGACGAGATAGGCCTCGTCATCGTCAAGCTCCCGCACGCGAAGAAGAGGCTCGAAAGGGGATTCTTCACAGCTGCTTCCTACAATGAGTTCCGCGAGAAGGCTGAGAAGCTCATCAAGCTCGGCGTAATCACCGAGGAAGACCTCACCAGGGCCAGAATCGAGCGCTACATCATCGGGCCGGTCTTCAACTTCGACTTCTTCTATTCACCGATCGACGGGGAGATTGAGCTTTTGGGCATAGACTGGCGCTTTGAGACCAGCTTAGACGGTCACGTGCGCCTTCCTGCTTCCCAGCAGCTTACCCTGCCGGGGCACCAGTTCGAGCCGGAATACACCGTCACAGGTCATGCATCCTCAACGCTCCGCGAGTCTCTCCTTGAGAAGGTCTTCGACATGGCCGAGCGCTATGTGAAGGCCACCCAGGACTATTATTCCCCTGGAATCATCGGGCCCTTCACCCTCCAGACGGCCGTTGACAAGGATCTGAACTTCTACATCTACGACGTGGCTCCAAGAACCGGCGGCGGAACCAACATTCACATGGCGATGGGTCATCCCTACGGCAACGCCCTCTGGAGGAAGCCGATGAGCACCGGAAGGAGGGTTGCCCTTGAGATAAAGCGCGCAATCGAGCTCGACGAGCTTGAGAAAGTCCTCACATGAGGTGGTTGGAATGAGATGGAAGGTTACCGTCATCGTTCGTCTTAAGGAAGGACTGAACGACCCCGAGGGAAGGGTCATAGGAAACGCCCTCAGAAACCTCGGATACGCCGTGGATAATCTTCGCGTTCCCAAGTACTTCGAGTTCGAGCTGGAGAGTGAAGAACCGGAAAAGGAAGTAGAGGGGATGTGCAAAAAGCTCCTCGCTAACCCGCTCATCCACGACTACGAGTACAGCATAGAGCCGGTGAGCTGAGATGGTCCGCTTCGCCGTGATCGTATTCCCCGGAACGAACTGCGACTTCGAGACAGAGAGGGCAATAAGAAAGGCCGGTGCCGAGGCCGAGCGCGTCTGGTACAGAGCCAACCTCAAGGACTTTGACGGGGTTGTTCTGCCAGGTGGCTTCAGCTACGCTGATTATCTCCGCGCTGGGGCGATAGCCGCTCGTCAG
The Thermococcus radiotolerans genome window above contains:
- the purS gene encoding phosphoribosylformylglycinamidine synthase subunit PurS, whose protein sequence is MRWKVTVIVRLKEGLNDPEGRVIGNALRNLGYAVDNLRVPKYFEFELESEEPEKEVEGMCKKLLANPLIHDYEYSIEPVS
- a CDS encoding formate--phosphoribosylaminoimidazolecarboxamide ligase family protein, with the protein product MISREEILSVLESYDPEKITVGVIGSHSALDIADGAKEEGLPVLVVAQRGRHRTYAEYFKLRKTRDGLSKGFIDKVIVLEKFAQIIDVQEELVKRNVIFVPNRSFVVYTGIDRVENDFRVPLFGSRNLLRSEERSEEKSYYWLLEKAGLPYPEPVKPEEIDEIGLVIVKLPHAKKRLERGFFTAASYNEFREKAEKLIKLGVITEEDLTRARIERYIIGPVFNFDFFYSPIDGEIELLGIDWRFETSLDGHVRLPASQQLTLPGHQFEPEYTVTGHASSTLRESLLEKVFDMAERYVKATQDYYSPGIIGPFTLQTAVDKDLNFYIYDVAPRTGGGTNIHMAMGHPYGNALWRKPMSTGRRVALEIKRAIELDELEKVLT